In Roseibium salinum, a single genomic region encodes these proteins:
- a CDS encoding IS6 family transposase, producing MAITFNGAHFPKDVNLFAVFFYVRYGVSYRDLGEILAERGVTVDHATLNRVTKYASQVADEARRRKRPVGRPWRMDEINIRVKGKWVYPYRAVDRFGKTLDFVLSRRRNKAAATKFFARALEANGMPRKIVIDKSGANTAGIDEINRMLRCFGCPIPIEIVRIKYLNNIVEQDHRFIKRRTRPMLGFKSFVAAVSTLAGIEVAGMIREGQFREEVCPFQQFVNFAA from the coding sequence ATGGCAATTACCTTTAACGGTGCTCATTTCCCCAAGGATGTGAACCTCTTCGCTGTCTTCTTCTACGTCCGCTACGGCGTATCATATCGCGACCTTGGGGAAATCCTCGCCGAACGCGGCGTGACGGTCGATCATGCGACGCTCAACCGGGTCACGAAATATGCCAGCCAGGTGGCCGACGAAGCCCGTCGCCGCAAACGCCCGGTGGGTCGACCCTGGCGGATGGACGAGATCAATATTCGCGTGAAGGGTAAATGGGTCTATCCTTATCGAGCGGTCGATAGGTTCGGAAAAACGCTGGACTTCGTGCTGTCCAGACGTCGAAACAAGGCGGCTGCCACGAAGTTCTTCGCTCGTGCCCTTGAAGCGAACGGAATGCCGCGAAAAATCGTGATCGACAAGAGCGGCGCCAATACCGCCGGGATCGACGAGATCAATCGAATGTTGCGGTGCTTCGGCTGCCCAATTCCGATCGAGATAGTGCGCATCAAGTACCTCAACAACATCGTTGAGCAAGATCACCGTTTCATCAAGCGCCGGACCCGGCCCATGCTTGGTTTCAAATCGTTCGTAGCAGCCGTCTCAACGCTGGCTGGCATTGAGGTTGCCGGCATGATCCGCGAGGGACAGTTCAGGGAAGAAGTCTGTCCATTTCAGCAGTTCGTGAACTTTGCCGCCTGA
- a CDS encoding copper-transporting P-type ATPase, giving the protein MSNNGQLNPHDRAEQSAHDTVKIYTCPMHREIRQEDPGDCPKCGMHLVPEGEADDSHKHHGHDHEEGEGNDDGTAATAGRYDTVPAGYAGPVYTCPMHPEVRRTEPGSCPICGMGLEPESTAMAGDEPNPELVDFTRRFWVGAVLTLPLLVLTMGPMVGLSGVRDVFGERATLWIELVLGTPVVLWCGWPFLLRGWDSFRTFNLNMFSLIAMGVMAAWVFSIVAVLAPGVFPQGFRDAEGHVGVYFEAAAVIVVLVLLGQVMELRAREGTGKAIRALLDMAAKTARVIRSDGNEEEIPLDEVQIGDRLRVRPGDKIPVDGVVTDGRSSVDESMITGEPVPVEKTEGDPVTGATINGTGGLIMEARRVGADTVLSQIVEMVAKAQRSRAPIQKYADKVAGWFVPAVIGVAILAFVGWSIWGPAPALAYALVAAVAVLIIACPCALGLATPMSIMTATGRGAQTGVLIKNAEALERFEKVDTLIVDKTGTLTVGKPRLVAVLPEDGHEETEVLRLAATLERGSEHPLAEAIVAGAEERGIKLAEATDFDAVTGKGVKGTVDGKAVALGNLKLVEDLGLQASALTDKANARRDEGETVMFVMLEGAVAGLVSVADPVKETTPEALKALHELGFRIIMATGDNERTAKAVAAKLGIDEIRADVLPEDKARIIKELQGEGRKVAMAGDGVNDAPALAQADVGIAMGTGADVAIESAGITLVKGNLDGIVRARRLAHATMRNIRQNLFFALIYNASGVPVAAGVLYPAFGILISPMFAAFAMSASSISVVLNALRLRRAKI; this is encoded by the coding sequence ATGTCAAACAATGGTCAACTCAACCCTCACGACCGGGCAGAACAGTCTGCGCACGACACCGTGAAAATCTACACCTGCCCGATGCACCGCGAGATACGGCAGGAAGACCCAGGTGATTGTCCCAAATGCGGAATGCACCTCGTGCCCGAGGGCGAGGCCGATGACAGTCACAAGCATCATGGCCACGACCACGAGGAAGGCGAGGGCAACGACGATGGCACGGCAGCGACAGCAGGCCGCTACGATACCGTGCCGGCAGGCTATGCCGGTCCGGTCTACACCTGCCCAATGCATCCGGAAGTGCGCCGGACGGAGCCGGGGTCCTGTCCGATCTGCGGTATGGGGCTGGAACCGGAAAGTACGGCGATGGCCGGCGACGAACCAAATCCCGAACTCGTGGACTTCACCCGCCGGTTCTGGGTCGGCGCCGTTCTCACCCTGCCTCTTCTCGTCTTGACGATGGGGCCTATGGTGGGCCTGTCCGGCGTTCGCGATGTCTTCGGCGAGCGCGCCACGCTCTGGATCGAGCTGGTACTTGGTACGCCCGTGGTGCTCTGGTGCGGATGGCCATTCCTGCTGCGTGGCTGGGATTCGTTCCGGACGTTCAACCTGAACATGTTCTCGCTGATCGCCATGGGCGTTATGGCGGCCTGGGTCTTCAGCATTGTCGCTGTTCTGGCTCCGGGTGTTTTCCCACAAGGGTTCCGCGACGCAGAGGGGCATGTCGGCGTCTATTTCGAGGCGGCCGCCGTGATCGTGGTGCTGGTGCTTCTCGGCCAGGTCATGGAACTGCGGGCCCGGGAGGGAACCGGCAAGGCGATCCGGGCGCTGCTGGACATGGCCGCGAAGACCGCACGGGTGATCCGCTCCGACGGCAATGAGGAAGAGATCCCGCTGGACGAGGTTCAGATCGGAGACCGGCTGCGCGTGCGTCCGGGCGACAAGATACCGGTCGACGGCGTTGTGACGGACGGCCGCTCGTCGGTGGATGAAAGCATGATCACGGGCGAGCCGGTGCCGGTCGAAAAGACCGAGGGAGATCCGGTGACCGGAGCGACGATCAACGGCACCGGCGGCCTGATCATGGAAGCGAGGCGGGTCGGGGCCGACACGGTGCTCAGCCAGATCGTCGAAATGGTCGCCAAAGCGCAGCGCAGCCGCGCTCCGATCCAGAAATACGCCGACAAGGTCGCCGGCTGGTTTGTGCCGGCGGTCATCGGCGTTGCGATCCTTGCCTTTGTCGGCTGGTCGATCTGGGGACCGGCGCCAGCGCTGGCCTATGCGCTCGTTGCTGCGGTGGCCGTACTCATCATCGCCTGCCCCTGCGCGCTCGGCCTTGCGACGCCGATGTCGATCATGACCGCCACGGGCCGCGGCGCGCAGACCGGCGTCCTGATCAAGAATGCGGAGGCGCTGGAGCGCTTCGAGAAGGTCGACACGCTCATCGTCGACAAGACCGGGACGCTGACCGTCGGAAAGCCGAGGCTGGTGGCGGTCCTGCCGGAGGACGGCCACGAGGAAACCGAAGTGCTGCGCCTTGCTGCGACGCTCGAGAGAGGTTCGGAGCACCCGCTGGCGGAAGCCATTGTCGCGGGCGCAGAGGAGCGCGGCATAAAGCTCGCGGAGGCGACGGATTTCGATGCGGTCACGGGCAAGGGCGTCAAGGGAACTGTTGACGGCAAGGCCGTGGCGCTTGGCAATCTCAAGCTGGTCGAAGACCTTGGGCTTCAGGCCTCTGCGCTGACCGACAAGGCCAATGCCCGCCGCGATGAGGGCGAAACCGTGATGTTCGTCATGCTCGAAGGCGCCGTTGCCGGACTTGTCAGTGTCGCCGATCCGGTGAAGGAGACGACCCCCGAGGCGCTGAAGGCGCTGCATGAGCTCGGTTTCCGGATCATCATGGCGACCGGCGACAACGAACGCACGGCGAAGGCGGTGGCTGCAAAGCTCGGCATCGATGAAATCCGCGCCGACGTCCTGCCCGAGGACAAGGCACGGATCATCAAGGAGCTGCAGGGCGAGGGCCGAAAGGTCGCCATGGCGGGCGACGGCGTGAACGATGCCCCTGCGCTGGCGCAGGCGGATGTCGGCATCGCCATGGGCACCGGGGCGGATGTTGCCATCGAGTCGGCCGGAATTACCCTGGTGAAAGGCAATCTCGACGGCATTGTTCGTGCGCGCCGGCTCGCCCATGCCACCATGCGCAACATCCGGCAGAACCTGTTCTTCGCGCTGATATACAATGCCTCCGGCGTACCGGTCGCCGCTGGGGTGCTGTATCCGGCGTTCGGAATCCTGATCAGTCCGATGTTCGCCGCCTTCGCCATGAGCGCCTCGTCGATCTCCGTGGTCCTCAACGCGCTGCGGCTGCGCCGGGCAAAGATCTGA
- a CDS encoding APC family permease, translating to MASQYTKNSITLPDAIAMGTGVMIGAGILALTGQIAELAGPLFPFVFISGACVTAFSAYTYVKMSNAYPSAGGIGMILQKAYGPTTVAAGAALLMALSMVINESLVARTFANYLLRGFGTEPQGWPVPAIGVGVIVFAYLVNVSGNRSVGLVSIVMAILKVGGIALFGAAALWAGGFSFQVAGEGASTDGITGFIAATALAILAFKGFTTITNSGAEITSPHRNVGRAIIAAIGICIVVYLLVAFAVSSSLPLEQIIRAKDYALAEAAEPALGKVGFYLTVALALVATASGLIASIFAVSRMLAMLTEMKLIPHSHFGMPGVIRDHTLVYTVVIAGFLTVFFDLSQIASLGAFFYLVMDIIIHWGVFRYLRVKIGASGWIMLTAIGLDVIVLATFAWLKWQHDPAIVLSALFGMALVFLCEKVFLHLNPPTEHHRHAH from the coding sequence TTGGCTTCGCAATACACAAAGAACAGCATCACTCTTCCCGACGCAATCGCCATGGGTACCGGCGTCATGATCGGCGCCGGAATTCTGGCTCTTACCGGCCAGATCGCGGAGCTTGCCGGCCCTTTGTTTCCGTTCGTATTCATATCCGGTGCGTGCGTCACCGCCTTCAGCGCATACACTTACGTGAAGATGTCCAACGCATACCCGTCGGCGGGCGGCATCGGCATGATCCTGCAAAAGGCCTATGGTCCAACGACCGTTGCCGCAGGAGCTGCGCTGCTGATGGCCCTGTCGATGGTAATCAATGAAAGCCTGGTGGCACGCACTTTCGCGAACTATCTGCTGCGCGGATTCGGAACCGAGCCCCAAGGCTGGCCGGTCCCTGCCATCGGCGTCGGTGTGATCGTCTTCGCTTACCTTGTGAACGTCTCCGGCAACCGTTCGGTCGGGTTGGTCTCGATCGTCATGGCGATCCTCAAGGTCGGCGGCATCGCGTTGTTCGGGGCGGCCGCTCTGTGGGCAGGCGGCTTTTCCTTCCAGGTCGCCGGGGAAGGTGCCTCGACCGATGGCATCACCGGGTTCATTGCTGCCACGGCCCTGGCGATCCTTGCCTTCAAAGGGTTCACGACGATCACCAACAGCGGTGCTGAGATCACTAGCCCGCATCGCAATGTCGGTCGCGCGATCATCGCCGCAATCGGCATTTGCATTGTGGTCTATTTGCTGGTCGCGTTTGCAGTCAGTTCCAGCCTGCCGCTCGAACAGATCATTCGGGCGAAGGACTATGCACTCGCGGAAGCCGCAGAACCTGCACTCGGCAAGGTCGGGTTCTACCTCACCGTGGCGCTGGCGCTGGTGGCCACGGCCTCCGGTCTGATTGCCAGCATCTTCGCCGTTTCACGCATGCTGGCAATGCTCACGGAGATGAAACTCATCCCTCACAGCCATTTCGGCATGCCCGGTGTCATCCGCGACCATACGCTTGTCTATACCGTCGTCATTGCCGGATTTCTTACCGTCTTCTTCGACCTGAGCCAGATCGCATCGCTTGGCGCGTTTTTCTATCTGGTCATGGACATCATCATCCACTGGGGCGTCTTCCGGTATTTGCGGGTCAAGATCGGTGCAAGTGGATGGATCATGCTCACGGCGATCGGCCTGGATGTCATTGTCCTGGCGACCTTCGCCTGGCTGAAATGGCAGCACGACCCCGCAATAGTGCTCAGCGCCCTCTTCGGCATGGCGCTCGTCTTCCTGTGCGAGAAGGTTTTCCTGCACCTCAATCCACCGACCGAGCATCACCGTCACGCGCACTGA
- a CDS encoding CBS domain-containing protein, with protein sequence MRAKDVMTASVVTVGTDTSVREIAGILAERRISAVPVVSTDGKVAGIVSEGDLIRRAETQTERRPSWWLTLLSDPADKALDYIKAHGGTAKDVMTRKIISVGEDATLEEIADTLERNHIKRVLVMTDGKLVGIVSRADLLRGLASRKPASEQVAKDDEALRKNVEEALKQTGATRTFVTVIASDGVVHLWGAVDTQQEKDAIRVAAENTAGVKNVDNGLSVLPPMVRAAMWAD encoded by the coding sequence ATGCGCGCGAAAGACGTCATGACTGCATCCGTCGTCACGGTCGGCACCGATACGAGCGTGCGTGAAATTGCAGGAATACTGGCCGAACGGCGGATCAGCGCAGTTCCGGTGGTGTCCACGGATGGAAAAGTCGCCGGCATCGTCAGCGAAGGTGATCTGATCCGCCGTGCGGAGACGCAGACGGAACGCCGTCCCTCGTGGTGGCTCACTCTCCTGTCCGATCCGGCGGACAAGGCACTCGACTACATCAAGGCGCATGGCGGCACCGCAAAAGACGTGATGACCCGCAAAATCATCAGCGTTGGCGAGGACGCCACGCTCGAAGAGATCGCCGACACACTCGAGCGCAATCACATCAAGCGCGTTCTCGTCATGACCGACGGCAAGCTCGTCGGCATCGTGAGCCGCGCCGACCTTTTGCGCGGCCTGGCCTCGCGAAAGCCGGCAAGCGAGCAGGTCGCAAAGGATGACGAGGCACTCCGCAAGAACGTGGAAGAGGCTTTGAAACAGACCGGTGCAACCAGAACATTCGTTACCGTCATCGCGTCGGACGGCGTTGTTCATCTTTGGGGCGCTGTCGACACGCAGCAGGAAAAAGACGCCATTCGCGTGGCTGCGGAAAACACCGCTGGCGTCAAGAACGTCGACAATGGATTAAGTGTATTGCCACCGATGGTACGCGCCGCCATGTGGGCCGACTAG
- a CDS encoding SHOCT domain-containing protein, translating into MTRLHKWITSAGLLAACLPGAAWAQNNPGIDRYQWGPHMMGWGGGWLGMIFGPIFMILILALTIAAAVLLIRWLSGPWHPTATHQPPSGRPPLDILKERFARGEIDQQEFEERRRVLGE; encoded by the coding sequence ATGACCAGACTGCACAAATGGATCACATCCGCCGGTTTGCTCGCTGCGTGTCTGCCGGGGGCAGCATGGGCGCAGAACAATCCCGGCATTGACCGCTACCAATGGGGACCGCACATGATGGGATGGGGCGGAGGGTGGCTCGGCATGATCTTCGGACCGATATTCATGATCCTGATTCTCGCTTTGACCATCGCGGCGGCAGTGTTGCTGATCCGCTGGCTCAGCGGACCCTGGCATCCGACCGCGACGCACCAGCCGCCTTCGGGACGCCCGCCGCTCGACATTCTGAAGGAGCGCTTTGCCCGCGGCGAGATCGACCAGCAGGAATTCGAGGAGCGACGCCGCGTTCTTGGCGAATGA
- the ppsA gene encoding phosphoenolpyruvate synthase, whose product MRPIIWFEEVKRGDIGLVGGKNASLGEMVQTLAPEGVRVPPGFATTADAYWNYIEANDLSGRIDELLAGMAAGKETLAETGKAIRTLILKGEWPERTASAITDAYRVLCKRTGKADVDVAVRSSATAEDLPDASFAGQQETYLNISGGKALLEACRRCYASLFTDRAISYRMAKGFDHMSVALSIGVQQMVRSDLGGAGVMFSIDTETGFKDMVVIDAAWGLGENVVQGAVDPDEYQVFKPLLPDRSLTPVIGKTLGEKAQKMIYASGDSPTRNVPTSKAERTAFVLSEPEILTLARWATAIEVHYGCPMDMEWAKDGETGEIFIVQARPETVQSQREDTTFKSYTIGEKGKTLVRGLAIGDAVVSGRVCLIEDARDIDRFVDGSILVTGTTDPDWVPVMKRAAAIVTDHGGRTSHAAIVSRELGLPAIVGTGNATHVLHSEQEVTVSCAEGDQGFVYEGTASFETETVDVADLPETRTQIMLNLANPAAATRWWRIPADGVGLARMEFVISNHIRVHPMALVRYDQLKDEAAKREIADLTAGYSSKTEYFVDRLSRGLSRIAAALYPRPVIVRMSDFKTNEYAGLIGGAEFEPEESNPMIGFRGAARYYSPRYREGFALECQAISRLRNEMGFRNVVVMIPFCRSTKEADRVLEVMAGNGLKRGEQGLQVFVMCEIPSNVVLAAEFAKRFDGFSIGSNDLTQLTLGVDRDSGELAELFDEQDAAVKWMIANVIAEARKAGAKIGLCGQAPSDHPEFAAFLVECGIDSISVSPDSFVAVKRQVAAAEAAQKH is encoded by the coding sequence TTGCGGCCGATCATCTGGTTCGAGGAAGTGAAGCGCGGCGACATCGGCCTGGTCGGTGGCAAGAACGCCTCGCTCGGCGAAATGGTGCAGACGCTGGCGCCCGAGGGCGTCCGGGTCCCGCCCGGCTTCGCTACTACCGCTGACGCCTACTGGAACTATATCGAGGCGAATGACCTGAGCGGACGCATCGACGAATTGCTGGCGGGGATGGCGGCGGGCAAGGAAACCCTCGCTGAAACCGGAAAGGCGATCCGCACACTGATCCTGAAGGGCGAATGGCCGGAAAGGACGGCCAGCGCGATTACGGACGCCTACCGCGTGCTGTGCAAGCGCACTGGAAAGGCAGACGTCGACGTGGCCGTGCGCTCAAGCGCCACTGCCGAGGACCTTCCCGACGCAAGTTTCGCCGGCCAGCAGGAGACCTATCTCAACATCAGCGGCGGGAAGGCCCTGCTCGAAGCCTGCCGGCGCTGCTATGCTTCCCTGTTCACCGACCGTGCCATCAGCTATCGCATGGCCAAGGGCTTCGACCACATGAGCGTTGCGCTCTCGATCGGCGTGCAGCAGATGGTGCGCTCCGATCTCGGCGGCGCGGGCGTGATGTTCTCCATCGACACGGAAACCGGCTTCAAGGATATGGTGGTGATCGACGCCGCCTGGGGGCTGGGCGAGAATGTCGTGCAGGGTGCCGTGGACCCCGACGAGTATCAGGTTTTCAAGCCACTTCTTCCCGACCGCTCCCTGACGCCTGTCATCGGCAAGACACTCGGTGAGAAGGCGCAGAAGATGATCTACGCCTCCGGAGACAGTCCCACGCGAAACGTACCGACCTCGAAAGCCGAACGCACCGCGTTTGTGCTGTCGGAACCGGAAATCCTCACGCTCGCCCGTTGGGCAACCGCCATCGAGGTCCACTACGGCTGCCCCATGGACATGGAGTGGGCCAAGGATGGTGAAACCGGCGAGATCTTCATCGTCCAGGCGCGGCCCGAGACGGTCCAGTCGCAGCGGGAAGACACCACCTTCAAGTCGTACACGATCGGCGAAAAGGGAAAGACGCTTGTCCGGGGGCTCGCCATCGGCGATGCCGTGGTATCCGGCCGCGTCTGCCTGATCGAGGATGCGCGCGACATCGACAGGTTCGTCGATGGCTCGATCCTCGTCACAGGCACGACCGACCCCGACTGGGTGCCGGTCATGAAGCGGGCGGCCGCCATCGTCACCGACCATGGCGGGCGCACCTCGCATGCCGCCATCGTCAGCCGCGAACTCGGCCTACCGGCGATCGTCGGCACAGGCAACGCCACTCATGTGCTTCATTCCGAACAGGAAGTGACGGTCTCCTGCGCCGAAGGCGACCAGGGCTTTGTCTATGAAGGCACGGCAAGCTTCGAAACCGAGACGGTGGATGTGGCCGACCTGCCGGAAACGCGCACGCAAATCATGCTGAACCTGGCCAACCCGGCCGCGGCAACGCGCTGGTGGCGCATTCCGGCCGACGGTGTAGGGCTTGCCCGCATGGAATTCGTGATTTCCAACCATATCCGCGTACACCCCATGGCATTGGTGCGCTACGACCAGCTGAAGGACGAGGCAGCAAAGCGCGAGATCGCCGACTTGACGGCGGGATATTCCAGCAAGACCGAGTATTTCGTCGACCGGCTTTCGCGCGGGCTCTCCCGCATCGCCGCCGCGCTCTACCCCAGGCCCGTGATCGTGCGCATGAGCGACTTCAAGACCAACGAATATGCTGGGCTGATCGGCGGTGCCGAGTTCGAACCGGAGGAAAGCAATCCGATGATCGGCTTCCGGGGCGCGGCGCGCTATTACTCGCCGCGCTATCGCGAGGGTTTCGCGCTGGAATGCCAGGCCATCAGTCGACTGCGCAACGAGATGGGCTTCAGGAACGTCGTCGTCATGATTCCGTTCTGCCGCTCGACCAAGGAAGCCGATCGGGTGCTGGAGGTGATGGCCGGGAACGGGCTGAAGCGCGGTGAACAGGGCCTGCAGGTCTTCGTCATGTGCGAAATCCCGTCGAATGTCGTGCTTGCGGCGGAGTTTGCCAAGCGCTTCGACGGCTTCTCGATCGGCTCCAACGACCTTACCCAGCTTACGCTCGGCGTGGACCGCGATTCAGGTGAACTGGCGGAGCTGTTCGACGAGCAGGATGCGGCCGTCAAGTGGATGATCGCCAACGTGATTGCCGAGGCCCGCAAGGCCGGGGCCAAGATCGGCCTGTGCGGCCAGGCGCCAAGCGATCATCCGGAGTTCGCCGCCTTCCTTGTCGAATGCGGCATCGACTCCATCTCGGTCAGCCCGGACAGTTTCGTGGCTGTGAAGCGGCAGGTGGCGGCGGCCGAGGCCGCGCAGAAGCACTGA
- a CDS encoding ribose-phosphate diphosphokinase: protein MTRLLIPFPDMAPLAEELGSLLDANIRPLGWHQFPDGESLVTLPAGLDGADVAIVACLRDPDRSALPLRFAAATARNLGARQVGLIAPYLAYMRQDRRFHDGEAVSARLFADFLAESFDWLVTVDPHLHRIRRLGELFPMPAVRAASAPLLADWIRVHVPDAVLLGPDSESRQWVAEVARLAHRPFQVLAKIRHGDHAVDISVPDADALCAGVPVILDDVASSGRTLMQTLQHLGNASTRPPVCLVIHAVFAGSAYDDILAAGASRVVTTNTIPHPSNAISVASLLAYAIQDVEQCGTGSGSGDHSSHA, encoded by the coding sequence ATGACACGTCTCCTGATCCCATTTCCCGATATGGCGCCCCTGGCCGAGGAACTGGGGTCGCTCTTGGACGCGAATATCCGTCCTCTGGGATGGCACCAGTTTCCCGACGGCGAGAGCCTCGTAACCCTGCCGGCCGGTCTCGATGGAGCGGACGTGGCGATCGTTGCCTGCCTGCGGGATCCGGACCGGTCGGCGCTGCCATTGCGTTTCGCTGCTGCGACCGCGCGGAACCTCGGCGCCCGGCAAGTCGGGCTGATCGCGCCTTACCTGGCCTATATGCGGCAGGACCGGCGGTTCCATGACGGCGAGGCCGTCAGCGCGCGGCTCTTTGCCGATTTCCTTGCTGAAAGTTTCGACTGGCTGGTGACGGTCGATCCGCATCTGCACCGCATCCGGCGATTGGGCGAACTGTTCCCCATGCCCGCAGTCCGCGCCGCATCAGCGCCACTGCTTGCCGACTGGATCAGGGTGCACGTCCCGGACGCGGTCCTGTTGGGACCGGACAGCGAGAGCCGGCAATGGGTCGCCGAGGTCGCCAGGTTGGCGCACCGGCCCTTCCAGGTGCTGGCAAAGATCCGCCACGGCGATCACGCCGTCGATATCAGCGTGCCGGACGCAGATGCACTGTGTGCAGGTGTCCCAGTCATCCTTGATGACGTTGCCTCGTCGGGCAGGACACTGATGCAGACCCTCCAGCACCTGGGCAATGCGAGCACACGGCCACCCGTCTGTCTGGTGATCCACGCCGTCTTTGCGGGCAGCGCCTATGACGACATACTGGCCGCCGGAGCGTCCCGGGTCGTCACCACGAATACCATTCCCCACCCAAGCAACGCGATTTCGGTCGCGTCCCTTCTGGCCTACGCAATCCAAGACGTGGAGCAGTGCGGGACTGGATCCGGGTCAGGCGACCATTCTTCTCATGCGTGA
- a CDS encoding thymidine phosphorylase family protein, with protein sequence MTDTLAIIPAAIDTYRQPVVYMHEDCHICRSEGFAAQTRIRIDLGSRWLIATLNVVMRGGWLNVHAAALSASAWEALGASEGDRARFSHPEPPASTSAIRAKAYDGRLNEADFAGIVRDTLENRLSDLELAAFFAACAGERMDTRETVSLTRAMQAAGATLVWGGRAILDKHCVGGLPGNRTTPIVVAIVAAAGHLIPKTSSRAITSPAGTADTMEVMAPVALDTAALRRVVEAEGGCIVWGGGIHLSPADDHFIRIEHVLDFDSTGQLVASILSKKAAVGATRVLIDIPVGPTAKVRSAHAARVLGSMLISVAEAIGLHVELHRSDGSAPVGRGIGPVLEAMDVLAVLRRNADAPADLRTRAIDLAGKLLDMASGSGLRSGRDLAQSLLDSGAAEAKFMAICAAQGGFREPAPAFQSTEITAPTAGKVAAFNNRLIARVAKLAGAPRQKSAGVRLLVRSGDRVEAGEPLYEIHAETPGSSNMRAAMRRASQIS encoded by the coding sequence ATGACCGACACGCTTGCCATCATTCCCGCAGCGATAGACACCTACCGTCAGCCGGTGGTCTACATGCATGAGGACTGCCACATCTGCCGCTCCGAGGGCTTCGCCGCTCAGACCCGCATCCGTATTGACCTCGGTTCGCGCTGGCTGATTGCGACGTTGAACGTGGTCATGCGCGGTGGGTGGTTGAACGTACACGCGGCTGCGCTCTCCGCATCCGCGTGGGAGGCGCTCGGTGCAAGCGAGGGCGACCGGGCACGCTTTTCGCACCCGGAGCCTCCCGCCTCGACCTCCGCGATCCGGGCCAAGGCCTATGACGGCAGACTGAATGAGGCTGACTTTGCCGGCATCGTCCGGGACACTCTTGAAAACCGGCTCTCCGATCTTGAGCTTGCAGCCTTCTTCGCCGCCTGTGCTGGCGAGCGGATGGATACACGCGAGACAGTGTCGCTGACCCGCGCGATGCAGGCCGCGGGCGCGACGCTCGTCTGGGGTGGAAGGGCAATCCTCGACAAGCACTGTGTCGGCGGACTGCCCGGCAACCGGACGACTCCCATCGTCGTAGCAATCGTCGCAGCGGCCGGGCATCTGATTCCCAAGACCTCAAGCAGGGCGATCACCTCGCCGGCCGGCACCGCCGACACGATGGAGGTGATGGCGCCCGTGGCCCTCGATACGGCGGCACTCAGGCGCGTGGTCGAGGCGGAAGGCGGATGCATTGTCTGGGGCGGCGGGATTCACCTCAGTCCTGCGGACGATCATTTCATCCGCATCGAGCATGTCCTTGATTTCGACAGCACCGGCCAGTTGGTGGCAAGCATATTGTCGAAGAAGGCAGCAGTCGGCGCCACAAGGGTCCTGATCGATATCCCGGTCGGGCCGACAGCCAAGGTGCGCTCGGCCCATGCCGCACGGGTTCTCGGGTCGATGCTCATCTCGGTTGCCGAGGCCATCGGTTTGCACGTCGAATTGCATCGAAGCGATGGAAGTGCCCCGGTCGGGCGGGGCATCGGACCCGTGCTGGAGGCAATGGACGTTCTCGCCGTACTGCGGCGAAATGCGGATGCGCCGGCGGATCTGCGCACCCGCGCCATCGATCTTGCCGGCAAGCTCCTCGATATGGCGTCAGGCTCCGGGCTCCGGAGTGGCCGTGATCTGGCGCAGTCCCTGCTCGACAGCGGCGCCGCGGAGGCGAAATTCATGGCGATCTGTGCCGCCCAGGGCGGTTTTCGCGAGCCGGCACCCGCATTTCAAAGCACGGAAATAACAGCGCCCACGGCAGGAAAAGTCGCCGCCTTCAACAATCGGCTGATCGCCCGGGTTGCCAAACTGGCCGGGGCACCACGTCAGAAGAGCGCCGGCGTACGGCTTCTGGTGCGCTCCGGCGACCGGGTCGAGGCCGGCGAGCCACTTTACGAGATCCACGCGGAAACACCGGGGAGCTCAAATATGCGCGCAGCTATGCGGAGAGCCAGCCAGATATCGTGA